One Tunturibacter gelidoferens genomic region harbors:
- a CDS encoding uroporphyrinogen-III synthase: protein MAHASFNGLRVLSLESRRAKEVEKLIRTYDGEPIVVPMREVGLESNEHVLEFAAKLLEGNYDLILFMTGVGVRAMLEIVQTRYDRDEFLAALRKVKIVARGAKPSSVLRDLKIAVDVTSEEPSTLHSFQKKISANSETPSTESSTAPASTTST, encoded by the coding sequence GTGGCGCATGCGAGCTTCAACGGACTTCGCGTACTTTCGCTCGAATCTCGCCGAGCGAAAGAGGTCGAAAAGCTGATCCGCACGTACGACGGCGAGCCGATTGTTGTGCCGATGCGTGAGGTAGGGTTGGAATCGAACGAGCATGTGTTGGAGTTTGCCGCGAAGCTGCTTGAGGGCAACTACGACCTGATCCTCTTCATGACAGGCGTGGGTGTGCGTGCGATGCTGGAGATCGTTCAGACTCGCTATGACCGGGATGAGTTTCTTGCGGCGCTCCGGAAGGTGAAGATCGTCGCGCGTGGTGCGAAGCCAAGTTCGGTGCTTCGTGACCTGAAGATTGCGGTGGATGTCACATCGGAAGAGCCTTCAACACTGCACTCTTTCCAGAAGAAAATCTCGGCGAACTCGGAAACGCCAAGCACCGAATCTTCTACGGCCCCGGCATCAACAACTTCGACATGA
- a CDS encoding PDDEXK nuclease domain-containing protein, producing MFFHCGPNCSVAIELKAGRFEPEYLGKLAFYLAALDRDLARRTSNPFSFGRCSLRAVWCSSVWFTQQVVDMKTTGSPHLFHRTVSLRRCIFSMHVAANAVQPV from the coding sequence ATGTTCTTCCATTGCGGCCCCAACTGCTCGGTTGCCATCGAATTGAAGGCGGGACGGTTTGAGCCAGAATATCTCGGCAAACTGGCCTTCTATCTTGCAGCCTTGGACCGCGACCTCGCAAGGCGAACGAGCAATCCGTTCAGCTTCGGTCGGTGCTCACTGCGCGCTGTTTGGTGCTCATCGGTTTGGTTCACACAACAGGTCGTGGATATGAAGACAACAGGCAGTCCGCATTTATTTCACCGCACAGTTTCTTTGAGACGATGCATCTTCTCCATGCACGTGGCTGCCAATGCCGTCCAGCCAGTCTGA
- a CDS encoding TetR/AcrR family transcriptional regulator, which produces MPVFWKHGFADTSLQELERATGVNKSGLYSEFRDKEDLFVACLRHYLESQEKRGFLTREPLGWKNVENFLKNGPLNKGEQQGCFSVNSMREFAILPDEAYGVVTDNRALLQRLLAMNIEAEKPRMAPSEIAEMVLSFFSGLCIERNLKSGKTSSTRKIENFMTALRNL; this is translated from the coding sequence ATGCCTGTCTTCTGGAAACATGGGTTCGCAGATACCAGTCTTCAGGAACTGGAACGAGCCACAGGCGTGAACAAGTCAGGGCTGTATAGCGAGTTCCGAGACAAGGAAGATCTTTTTGTTGCTTGCCTTCGCCACTATCTTGAGAGCCAGGAGAAGAGAGGATTTCTTACCAGAGAGCCTCTTGGCTGGAAGAACGTCGAGAATTTTCTCAAGAATGGTCCTCTTAACAAGGGGGAACAGCAGGGGTGTTTTTCCGTCAATTCTATGCGGGAGTTCGCTATTCTTCCGGATGAGGCTTATGGGGTCGTGACGGACAATCGAGCGCTATTGCAGCGCCTTCTCGCCATGAACATCGAAGCCGAAAAACCCAGGATGGCTCCTTCAGAAATTGCGGAGATGGTGCTGTCCTTCTTCTCCGGATTGTGCATTGAACGCAACCTCAAATCCGGAAAAACCTCGTCGACCCGCAAGATCGAAAACTTTATGACAGCCCTTCGCAATCTCTAA
- a CDS encoding SDR family NAD(P)-dependent oxidoreductase — MSKLAKKVALVTGGSRGIGAAIAKRLAADGASVAITYAKDASAASAVVRAIELGGGKAIAIQADAANVEAVKGAVEKAVSTFGRLDVLVNNAGTAIPKPFEEATQEEMDRVIDINVRGVFATTQAALKHMKEGGRIIMVGSAVGERAVAPGLVPYAATKGAVKMFTQALSREVGSRGITVNNVQPGPIDTDLNPASGDWAIPQKAATALDRYGRVDEIAAMVAFVAGAESSYITGANLTVDGGMNA, encoded by the coding sequence ATGTCTAAGTTAGCGAAGAAAGTGGCATTGGTTACTGGCGGTTCGCGGGGCATTGGCGCAGCTATTGCGAAGCGTCTGGCTGCCGATGGAGCAAGCGTAGCCATCACATATGCAAAGGACGCCAGCGCGGCCTCGGCCGTAGTCAGAGCGATTGAACTCGGTGGCGGAAAGGCCATCGCGATCCAGGCGGACGCTGCTAACGTTGAAGCAGTCAAAGGTGCAGTCGAAAAGGCCGTCTCGACCTTCGGTCGACTTGATGTGCTTGTGAACAATGCCGGCACCGCCATTCCGAAACCGTTCGAGGAGGCGACGCAGGAGGAGATGGATCGTGTGATCGACATCAACGTCCGCGGTGTATTCGCCACCACGCAGGCGGCGCTGAAGCACATGAAGGAAGGTGGTCGCATCATCATGGTCGGTTCGGCTGTGGGTGAGCGTGCTGTCGCTCCCGGGCTTGTGCCCTACGCGGCCACGAAAGGAGCCGTCAAGATGTTTACCCAGGCACTATCCAGAGAGGTGGGGAGCCGGGGCATTACGGTCAACAACGTCCAGCCGGGTCCGATCGACACGGATTTGAATCCCGCCTCGGGTGATTGGGCGATACCACAGAAGGCCGCAACAGCGCTCGACCGTTATGGACGCGTAGATGAGATCGCCGCGATGGTCGCTTTTGTCGCCGGTGCGGAGTCCTCGTACATCACCGGGGCGAATCTTACCGTGGATGGCGGAATGAACGCTTGA
- a CDS encoding transporter has translation MPMWNYDNGEGVNLIPFARTEFDINLPPYIQHNTPKAADGAGDFSVIAKYRPFAANAKQGNYSTLVQVAFSVPTRSYKNGTAVSTITPTVVLGEGFGNFDVQSALGAVLPTSSVQQIDRTMQWNTTAECKMGKYFWPEVEVNASYYHGGTNDDKSQVLLLLD, from the coding sequence ATGCCCATGTGGAACTACGACAACGGCGAGGGTGTAAACCTCATTCCGTTTGCCCGGACGGAGTTCGACATCAACCTGCCGCCGTACATCCAGCACAATACGCCGAAGGCGGCGGATGGCGCTGGAGACTTCTCGGTGATTGCGAAATATAGGCCGTTTGCGGCAAATGCGAAACAGGGAAACTACTCGACGCTCGTGCAGGTAGCGTTCTCGGTGCCTACGAGGAGCTACAAAAACGGGACCGCGGTGTCGACGATAACTCCCACGGTGGTACTCGGCGAAGGCTTTGGCAATTTCGACGTACAGTCAGCCCTGGGTGCAGTGTTACCAACGAGTTCTGTGCAACAGATTGACAGAACGATGCAGTGGAATACAACTGCTGAGTGCAAGATGGGAAAGTATTTCTGGCCGGAGGTTGAAGTGAATGCAAGCTATTATCACGGCGGCACCAATGATGATAAGAGTCAGGTGTTATTACTCCTTGATTGA
- a CDS encoding peroxiredoxin translates to MSLRINDIAPDFTAETTQGTIHFHEWIGDNWAVLFSHPKDFTPVCTTELGAVANLESDFAKRGAKVIGLSVDPVVNHQKWAVDIEEVGGAKVTYPMIGDPELKIAKLYDMLAADAGETSEGRTPANNAPVRTVFVIGPDKRIKLTLAYPMTTGRNFDEIIRVLDSMQLTTKHKVATPANWKQGDDVIITGAVSNEDADKIFPGYKTVKPYLRTVAQPE, encoded by the coding sequence ATGTCACTCCGCATTAATGATATTGCTCCCGATTTCACCGCTGAAACTACCCAGGGCACGATTCATTTCCATGAGTGGATTGGTGATAACTGGGCTGTTCTCTTCTCGCACCCGAAGGATTTTACGCCGGTGTGTACAACCGAACTCGGTGCGGTAGCGAACCTGGAGAGCGACTTCGCAAAGCGCGGTGCCAAGGTGATTGGGCTCAGCGTGGACCCGGTCGTCAACCACCAGAAGTGGGCCGTGGATATTGAAGAGGTCGGAGGCGCGAAGGTGACCTATCCAATGATCGGCGATCCGGAGTTGAAGATTGCAAAGCTGTATGACATGCTTGCGGCCGATGCGGGCGAGACTTCAGAAGGGCGGACGCCGGCGAACAACGCGCCGGTGCGGACTGTCTTTGTGATTGGACCGGATAAGAGGATCAAACTGACGCTCGCTTATCCGATGACGACAGGGCGCAACTTCGATGAGATCATTCGGGTGCTTGACTCGATGCAGTTGACGACCAAGCATAAGGTGGCGACACCAGCCAACTGGAAGCAGGGCGATGATGTCATCATTACGGGAGCGGTCTCCAATGAAGACGCCGATAAGATCTTTCCCGGTTACAAAACGGTGAAGCCTTATCTGCGTACGGTGGCACAACCGGAGTAG
- a CDS encoding MGH1-like glycoside hydrolase domain-containing protein, with protein MKYRKIRIVYFPAFKLQADGIRIMIDNATSKRQGAFSQLPSTAEDTRLAKSNSREENWQRWGTYLPERQWGTVREDYSADGNAWNFTHDMARYRAYRWGEDGILGWTDRECRLCFAPSLWNGNDPILKERLFGLGNPEGNHGEDVKEQYYYLDATPTHSYCKGLYKYPQRAFPYNDLVETNRKRGYDQPEYELLDTGIFDEERYFDVQVEYAKAGPEDTLIKLTISNRGPAASDLTVAPTLTFRNNWSWRNLEPGEETRPWMHMQESSDRIVIANHKILGRFRFCAIDESGPKKEEVIFTENDTNFHRLVSNYQGSARYSKDGFDRYLVRGELEAVNKELQGTKSAFVYRLRLGAGESSVLRLRLVREDNGEPPYINQQAFDEILTARQREADAFYAERIPDSFNDDERNVSRQAYAGLLWTKQFYYYISERWLEGDPAQPAPPKERLMGKNADWRHLYCRDILSMPDKWEYPWFAAWDTAFHMIPMAEIDPVFAKNQLLVLLREWYMHPNGQMPAYEFAFGDVNPPVHAWAVMHVYLIDARRNEGVKDIEFLERAFQKLLLNFTWWVNRNDQKGHNLFGGGFLGLDNIGVFDRSIKMPDGTSLDQADGTAWMGLYCSSMLLIALELAQTRPAYEDIASKFFEHYIAIIDAINGLGGTGLWNEEDGFYFDQLTTANQPPRALKVHSIVGIVPLYAICILHKEDVDRLPGFRKRMQWFLANKPELARHVSDVETSDPLLSGSKFIALVPKERLLRIFTRLLDETAFLSDHGVRGLSKYHDGNPYQVELAGKTLVVKYVPGEGDSGMFGGNSNWRGPVWFPMNILLLNSLATYHAVYGDTFTVECPTGSGKMLTLQEVQEEIARRLVGLFLRDADGRRPSHGNEQRYIDDPHWKNLVLFSEYFCGDTGRGTGASHQTGWTALAATCMEKMHRLKETVR; from the coding sequence ATGAAGTACCGCAAGATCAGAATCGTGTATTTCCCGGCATTCAAACTCCAAGCGGACGGTATAAGAATCATGATTGATAATGCGACGTCAAAACGGCAGGGAGCATTCAGTCAATTACCGAGTACGGCAGAAGATACCAGGCTTGCGAAATCCAATTCTCGCGAGGAGAATTGGCAGCGATGGGGAACCTATCTTCCAGAGCGGCAGTGGGGCACTGTGCGGGAGGATTATTCGGCTGATGGAAATGCATGGAACTTTACTCATGACATGGCGAGATATCGTGCCTATAGGTGGGGCGAAGATGGAATCCTCGGTTGGACCGATCGTGAGTGTCGGCTATGCTTCGCCCCCTCGCTATGGAACGGAAACGACCCTATCTTAAAGGAACGTCTCTTCGGACTGGGGAATCCAGAGGGAAACCACGGCGAGGACGTCAAGGAGCAATACTACTATCTCGACGCCACACCAACGCACTCTTACTGCAAAGGTTTATATAAGTATCCTCAAAGGGCCTTTCCTTACAATGATCTCGTCGAGACCAATCGCAAGCGCGGATACGATCAACCGGAGTACGAGCTTCTGGATACGGGAATCTTTGATGAGGAACGCTACTTCGACGTGCAAGTGGAGTATGCAAAAGCCGGCCCCGAAGACACGCTGATCAAGCTTACAATTTCGAACCGCGGCCCCGCTGCTTCTGACCTTACCGTTGCACCCACCCTTACCTTTCGAAATAACTGGTCATGGCGCAACTTGGAACCGGGTGAAGAGACACGCCCTTGGATGCACATGCAGGAGAGTAGCGACCGTATTGTGATTGCGAATCACAAGATACTTGGTCGTTTTCGCTTTTGCGCGATTGATGAATCTGGACCAAAGAAGGAAGAAGTCATCTTTACGGAGAATGACACGAACTTTCATCGACTCGTTTCGAATTATCAGGGCTCAGCCCGATATTCAAAAGACGGCTTCGACCGGTATTTGGTTCGAGGAGAGTTGGAGGCCGTCAATAAAGAGTTACAAGGCACAAAGTCTGCATTCGTATATCGTCTCAGGCTGGGCGCTGGTGAGTCGTCTGTGCTAAGGCTACGACTAGTTCGCGAAGACAACGGTGAGCCACCCTACATCAATCAGCAAGCGTTCGATGAAATTTTAACAGCGCGCCAGAGAGAAGCGGATGCGTTTTACGCAGAACGTATTCCAGATAGCTTTAACGATGATGAACGGAACGTCTCGCGCCAGGCCTACGCGGGACTGCTCTGGACGAAGCAGTTTTATTACTACATCTCAGAGCGATGGCTTGAAGGAGACCCCGCTCAGCCGGCTCCGCCAAAGGAACGCCTGATGGGCAAGAATGCTGATTGGCGGCATCTTTACTGCCGCGACATTCTCTCCATGCCGGACAAGTGGGAGTATCCGTGGTTCGCCGCCTGGGACACTGCGTTTCACATGATTCCCATGGCGGAGATTGATCCAGTTTTCGCAAAAAACCAGCTTCTCGTTCTTTTGCGTGAGTGGTATATGCATCCGAACGGTCAGATGCCCGCTTACGAGTTTGCTTTTGGAGACGTCAATCCGCCTGTACATGCATGGGCCGTAATGCACGTTTACTTGATAGACGCGCGGCGGAATGAAGGAGTGAAGGACATTGAGTTTTTGGAACGTGCTTTTCAGAAGTTGCTGTTGAACTTTACCTGGTGGGTCAATCGTAACGATCAGAAGGGGCACAATCTCTTTGGCGGCGGATTCCTCGGATTAGATAACATCGGGGTCTTCGATCGTTCGATCAAAATGCCCGATGGAACAAGCCTCGATCAGGCAGATGGTACCGCATGGATGGGACTTTACTGCTCTTCCATGCTGCTGATCGCTCTCGAACTTGCACAGACTCGACCTGCTTACGAAGACATCGCCAGCAAATTTTTCGAGCACTATATTGCCATCATCGATGCCATCAATGGACTTGGTGGAACCGGCCTGTGGAACGAAGAGGATGGCTTCTACTTCGACCAATTGACTACGGCGAATCAGCCGCCAAGGGCGCTTAAGGTCCATTCGATCGTTGGCATCGTTCCTCTGTATGCGATCTGTATCCTTCACAAAGAAGATGTTGATCGTCTGCCGGGGTTTCGCAAGCGGATGCAGTGGTTTCTTGCAAACAAGCCTGAGCTGGCGAGACATGTTTCCGACGTAGAGACCTCAGATCCATTACTCTCTGGCTCTAAATTTATTGCTCTTGTGCCCAAGGAACGTCTTTTGCGGATCTTCACGCGGCTTCTCGATGAAACTGCATTTCTCTCGGATCATGGCGTCCGCGGTCTTTCCAAATACCACGACGGCAATCCATATCAGGTCGAATTAGCCGGAAAGACTCTTGTAGTAAAGTACGTTCCGGGTGAAGGAGACAGTGGCATGTTCGGCGGAAATAGTAACTGGCGCGGGCCCGTCTGGTTCCCGATGAATATCTTGCTCTTGAACTCCTTGGCGACTTATCACGCTGTCTACGGAGACACGTTCACGGTCGAGTGTCCCACTGGAAGCGGGAAGATGCTCACACTGCAGGAAGTCCAGGAAGAGATAGCGCGAAGGCTGGTCGGCCTATTTTTGCGTGATGCCGACGGACGTCGTCCATCCCATGGCAACGAGCAACGTTACATTGATGACCCACACTGGAAAAACCTGGTGCTCTTCAGCGAATATTTCTGTGGCGACACCGGTCGGGGCACCGGAGCGAGTCATCAGACTGGCTGGACGGCATTGGCAGCCACGTGCATGGAGAAGATGCATCGTCTCAAAGAAACTGTGCGGTGA
- a CDS encoding SDR family oxidoreductase, giving the protein MAATKKLQGKVAVITGGTTGIGFAAAKLFVNEGAYVFITGRRQKELDEAVKAIGNNVTGVQGDIAKLTDIDRLYEAVKSKGRIDVVFANAGVAEFAPLGKITEEHFDRLFNINVKGTLFTVQKALPLMNDGGSIILNGSVASVKGTPAFGVYGATKAALRSFVRTWTSDLKDRHIRSNVVSPGPTDTPAIDGQPEDAIVQIVSTIPMGRMGEPDEIAKAALFLASDDSSFVTGIELFVDGGRGQI; this is encoded by the coding sequence ATGGCCGCAACTAAAAAGCTGCAAGGAAAAGTAGCAGTGATAACTGGTGGCACAACCGGGATAGGGTTCGCTGCAGCAAAGCTCTTCGTGAACGAGGGTGCCTACGTATTCATCACTGGCCGTCGTCAAAAGGAACTCGACGAGGCCGTGAAAGCAATCGGTAATAACGTTACTGGCGTTCAGGGTGACATCGCCAAACTGACCGACATTGATCGTCTTTACGAGGCCGTCAAGTCGAAGGGGAGAATCGATGTCGTTTTCGCCAACGCCGGCGTCGCTGAATTTGCTCCCTTGGGAAAGATCACGGAAGAGCATTTCGACAGACTCTTCAATATCAACGTCAAGGGAACGCTGTTCACGGTACAAAAGGCCCTTCCTCTCATGAATGACGGTGGATCTATCATTCTCAATGGCTCGGTCGCAAGCGTGAAAGGTACGCCGGCCTTCGGTGTCTACGGCGCGACGAAGGCCGCTCTCCGTTCCTTTGTGCGGACCTGGACCTCGGATCTCAAGGATCGTCATATTCGCTCAAATGTCGTTAGCCCCGGTCCGACCGATACGCCAGCTATCGATGGACAACCTGAAGATGCCATCGTACAGATCGTGTCCACCATCCCGATGGGACGGATGGGGGAGCCCGATGAAATTGCCAAAGCGGCGCTGTTTCTAGCTTCAGATGACTCCAGTTTCGTCACGGGTATCGAACTGTTCGTTGATGGCGGCAGAGGGCAAATCTGA
- a CDS encoding nuclear transport factor 2 family protein — MSNSNAEKNKAVVLEAFDILFNKRDYVTAESYWSPNYIQHSAHIEPGRDGLFNLIKAAPPSLKYEPGVILAEGDYVIVHGRFSNIGLPANWIAADVVRLKDGILVEHWDVIQDEATEQQSKSGNPMFGDSFPK; from the coding sequence ATGAGCAATTCAAATGCGGAGAAGAATAAGGCGGTCGTACTGGAAGCATTCGATATCCTGTTCAATAAACGCGATTACGTGACGGCGGAGTCGTACTGGTCTCCCAACTACATTCAACACAGCGCCCATATCGAGCCGGGACGAGACGGGCTCTTCAACCTCATCAAGGCTGCTCCGCCGTCGCTAAAGTATGAGCCCGGGGTGATTCTTGCAGAAGGTGACTACGTCATCGTTCACGGCCGATTCTCCAACATCGGACTGCCGGCGAACTGGATCGCCGCGGACGTCGTTCGCTTGAAGGATGGAATTCTCGTCGAACACTGGGATGTCATTCAGGACGAGGCTACGGAGCAACAGTCTAAGAGCGGGAATCCGATGTTCGGCGACTCATTCCCGAAGTAA
- a CDS encoding AraC family transcriptional regulator has protein sequence MLKPKRTAGSRDLAAIEMRRSLAQRIKELAEEPGEHLTPIPGLSLYHRTSPTPCFRASYEPGLSIFVQGRKRILLGGTEYLCDGWSFLLSSIDVPAQSQIIEASEKTPLLSIFLRLDMPMVREVLSRDDIPEGPPSAHRQGLVVGETTVGLLRAAMRMLELLDTPEDIPFLSPLAHREILYRILRTPQAGRLRAIATSGDLVQRTGRAISWLRENYAKPLHMEALASTARMGVSTLHHQFRALTGMSPLQYQKQLRLQTARQRMLMDGFNATTAAYEVGYESVSQFSREYSRFFGLPPIRDVKALKNVNTALESVV, from the coding sequence ATGCTGAAGCCCAAAAGAACTGCGGGATCGCGAGATTTGGCCGCGATCGAAATGAGGCGCTCTCTTGCGCAAAGAATTAAAGAGCTGGCAGAGGAGCCTGGAGAACATCTGACGCCGATTCCTGGACTGTCGCTCTATCACCGGACGAGTCCAACTCCTTGTTTCCGGGCTTCTTACGAACCGGGCCTAAGCATCTTTGTCCAGGGACGAAAGCGCATCCTGCTCGGCGGAACGGAGTATCTGTGTGATGGTTGGTCGTTCCTGCTCTCATCAATCGATGTGCCCGCTCAGAGCCAGATCATCGAAGCCTCGGAGAAGACGCCGCTACTGTCAATTTTCCTGCGCCTCGACATGCCGATGGTCCGGGAAGTTCTGAGCCGAGATGACATTCCAGAGGGGCCACCCTCTGCGCATCGTCAAGGCCTCGTTGTTGGTGAGACCACCGTTGGGTTGCTCAGGGCCGCGATGCGTATGCTTGAGCTTCTCGACACGCCAGAGGATATACCGTTTCTTAGTCCGTTGGCTCACCGCGAGATCCTGTATCGTATTCTTCGGACACCGCAGGCAGGTAGACTCCGCGCCATCGCAACGAGTGGCGATCTGGTTCAACGAACAGGACGAGCAATCTCGTGGCTGAGAGAAAACTATGCGAAGCCTCTGCACATGGAAGCACTCGCTTCTACAGCGAGGATGGGCGTTTCAACCCTTCATCATCAATTCCGGGCTCTCACAGGGATGAGTCCGTTGCAGTATCAAAAGCAATTGCGCCTACAAACCGCGCGCCAGCGGATGCTGATGGACGGATTCAACGCTACGACTGCTGCATATGAAGTGGGTTATGAGAGCGTTAGCCAGTTCAGCCGTGAGTACAGCAGATTCTTCGGGTTACCACCAATCCGAGATGTTAAGGCGTTGAAGAACGTCAACACAGCTTTGGAAAGTGTCGTCTGA
- a CDS encoding putative quinol monooxygenase, which translates to MKMKQALVLGLPLIASCLFLAVRRGYTEPVDNRIVRLAELEIYPDQLNAYKAALKEEIEASIRTEPGVLTLYAVSVKAHPEQIRLFETYRDAASYQAHLQSPHFKKYKEQTLQMVKSLTLLDTDPILLGTKAQK; encoded by the coding sequence ATGAAAATGAAACAAGCCTTAGTTCTTGGGCTACCGCTGATCGCCTCTTGTCTCTTCCTGGCAGTCAGGCGTGGATACACCGAACCGGTGGATAACCGCATTGTGAGACTCGCAGAACTGGAAATTTATCCTGACCAATTGAACGCCTACAAAGCGGCGCTGAAAGAAGAAATAGAGGCTTCTATCCGAACGGAACCGGGCGTGTTGACCTTGTATGCCGTCTCCGTAAAAGCTCATCCCGAACAGATTCGTCTTTTCGAGACCTATCGCGATGCTGCTTCATATCAAGCGCATCTGCAATCTCCCCATTTCAAGAAATACAAAGAACAGACACTGCAAATGGTGAAGTCACTCACGCTTCTCGATACTGACCCGATTCTGCTCGGCACGAAAGCTCAAAAATGA
- a CDS encoding MFS transporter, producing MGIAGAGNSGTALAALFAPRLAMHFGWQHVYGFAAAMMLLPLLVMVIFAKEPPDIERQPLRQHLSCLFESDGWTFNLIYIITFGGFLGLATFLPSFYYSQFHVTKAQAAASPYLQL from the coding sequence ATGGGCATCGCTGGAGCTGGCAACAGCGGCACCGCTCTAGCCGCTCTCTTTGCGCCTCGCCTCGCCATGCACTTCGGTTGGCAGCACGTCTACGGATTTGCAGCAGCCATGATGCTTCTGCCGCTGCTCGTCATGGTCATCTTCGCCAAAGAGCCGCCCGACATCGAGCGCCAGCCGTTACGCCAGCATCTCTCCTGCCTCTTCGAATCCGATGGCTGGACCTTCAACCTCATCTACATCATCACCTTCGGGGGATTCCTCGGACTCGCCACCTTCCTGCCCTCCTTCTACTACTCGCAGTTCCACGTCACGAAAGCCCAGGCGGCAGCCTCACCGTACTTGCAACTCTAA
- a CDS encoding SDR family NAD(P)-dependent oxidoreductase, with protein MAILQNKTALVTGASKGIGRATAAALARAGAHVLVHYGRSTQEAESPVAEIQTKGGRATAISVDLETPEGASLLAKKVRSIVGDRLDVLVLNAGISKAARIADYTVEDFDSLFATNVRGPFFLVQQLLPVLGDGSSIVAVSSAVARTVVGKPDVENPSILAYASTKGAIETLVDRSRSLRHSLQQTRLRGSRTILVAEVHPA; from the coding sequence ATGGCTATATTGCAAAACAAAACTGCGCTGGTAACGGGGGCCTCAAAAGGGATCGGACGCGCAACGGCGGCTGCGCTCGCCAGGGCCGGGGCCCACGTCCTGGTTCACTATGGCCGCTCCACGCAGGAAGCGGAATCTCCCGTCGCCGAAATCCAAACGAAAGGTGGACGCGCGACTGCAATCTCGGTAGACCTAGAAACTCCAGAGGGCGCTTCGCTGCTTGCCAAGAAGGTTCGCTCCATCGTCGGCGATCGATTGGATGTGCTTGTGCTCAACGCCGGAATCAGCAAGGCGGCACGCATTGCGGATTACACGGTAGAGGATTTTGACAGCCTCTTTGCGACAAACGTCCGAGGCCCGTTCTTCCTGGTACAGCAACTGTTGCCGGTTCTTGGCGACGGTTCAAGCATCGTTGCTGTCTCATCTGCTGTTGCCCGTACCGTGGTTGGCAAGCCCGACGTGGAAAATCCCTCGATTCTTGCCTACGCCTCTACCAAAGGGGCAATTGAGACTTTGGTCGATCGTTCTCGAAGTCTTCGACACTCTCTTCAACAAACGCGACTACGCGGCAGCAGAACAATTCTGGTCGCCGAAGTACATCCAGCATAG
- a CDS encoding NmrA family NAD(P)-binding protein yields MISPVALNGMYVILGASGNTGSIIANSLLLKGEKVRVGGRDAGRLQRFVDKGAEAFTADMSDAAALTKAFTGARAAYLLLPPAKSREDQERESSAIAKAVKESGLRYAVHLSSYGAQVPEGTGPVAGLHSSEQKLNAISGLNVLHLRAAYFMENNLAAIGTIHGMGVFGNALLPDVKLPMIATRDVGDYAVERLLHLDFSSKQTRELLGERDLSMTEAIAVIARGIGKPDLRYQQFPYNQVQQALMQMGVPPKGAALYIEMYKAIKRRSPRCVRAAFTGKQHTDFV; encoded by the coding sequence ATGATTTCACCCGTTGCCTTGAATGGCATGTATGTGATTTTGGGGGCAAGCGGGAACACCGGCTCGATCATCGCCAATTCCCTGCTATTGAAGGGCGAGAAGGTGCGCGTCGGGGGACGCGACGCGGGGCGACTACAGCGCTTTGTGGACAAAGGCGCGGAAGCGTTCACGGCCGACATGAGCGATGCGGCTGCGCTCACTAAAGCCTTCACCGGTGCACGCGCGGCATACTTGCTGTTGCCGCCAGCGAAATCCCGGGAGGACCAGGAGCGAGAGAGTAGCGCGATCGCGAAAGCTGTGAAGGAATCCGGCCTTCGCTACGCGGTGCACTTGAGCAGCTATGGTGCGCAAGTTCCGGAAGGTACGGGGCCAGTCGCGGGACTGCATTCTTCGGAACAAAAACTGAACGCGATCAGCGGTTTGAACGTTCTGCACTTGCGCGCCGCGTATTTCATGGAGAACAATCTGGCGGCGATCGGCACAATTCATGGGATGGGAGTGTTCGGAAATGCGCTGCTACCCGACGTGAAGCTGCCCATGATCGCGACGCGCGACGTCGGCGACTACGCAGTCGAACGCCTCCTGCACCTGGATTTTTCCAGCAAACAAACCCGCGAACTGCTTGGCGAGCGCGACCTGTCGATGACGGAAGCTATCGCTGTGATTGCGCGCGGCATTGGCAAACCGGATTTGCGTTACCAGCAGTTCCCGTATAACCAGGTGCAGCAGGCCTTGATGCAAATGGGTGTTCCGCCGAAGGGAGCCGCTTTGTACATCGAGATGTACAAGGCCATCAAACGCAGGAGTCCTCGTTGCGTTAGAGCCGCGTTCACCGGAAAACAGCACACCGACTTCGTTTGA